A stretch of Girardinichthys multiradiatus isolate DD_20200921_A chromosome 20, DD_fGirMul_XY1, whole genome shotgun sequence DNA encodes these proteins:
- the LOC124856147 gene encoding leucine-rich repeat neuronal protein 1-like has protein sequence MAIGSQLWPPPVLLCVGFLLAFLLPVCSKECPRLCVCEIRPWFTPQSTYKEATTVDCNDLKLTHIPTNLSADTQVLLLQSNAISCTSGELQVLLNLTELDLSQNNFTNVEAVGLRNMNHLTTLHLEENQIKELPDHCLGNLTSLQELYINHNQISSISPHAFSGLSSLLRLHLNSNRLQVIDSRWFEETPNLEILMIGENPVIGLLDMNFTPLGRLRSLVLAGMDLTDVPPNAFVGLDNLESISFYDNKLVRIPQLALQKVPNLKFLDLNKNPVKKIQEGDFRNMLSLKELGINNMMELVSIDRYALDNLPELTKLEATNNPKLSYIHRLAFRDMSSLESLMLNNNALTALYQHTVKVLPNLREISIHSNPLRCDCVIQWMSSNRSTVRFMEPLAMLCTAPPELRGQRVRELRLLESTEQCLPLISHDTFPSHLNLELGMSVSLDCRAMAEPEPEIYWVTPLGAKITTDTVSERYHLSSEGTLRLSHVQVEDSGRYTCVAQNPEGADTWVSTIRVNGTLLDSGQVMKIYVKQTESHSILVSWKVNSNVMSSDLKWASATMKIDNPHITYTARVPVDVHEYNLTHLQPATEYEVCLTVSNIHLQTHKSCVNVTTRGATFALDLSDQHPSMAVLAVMSTAFAFLSLATVGIYMARRWKRKNYHHSLKKYMLKTSSIPLNELYPPLINLWEADGEKDKDSSTEGKPSPVDTSRSYYMW, from the coding sequence ATGGCAATCGGCTCTCAGCTTTGGCCTCCTCCGGTCTTGCTGTGCGTAGGATTTCTTTTGGCTTTTCTTTTGCCTGTGTGCAGCAAAGAATGTCCacgtttgtgtgtttgtgagatCCGCCCCTGGTTTACCCCCCAGTCAACATACAAGGAGGCAACAACAGTCGACTGCAACGACTTAAAACTGACGCATATCCCCACTAACCTGTCAGCAGATACTCAAGTGTTGCTGCTGCAAAGTAATGCTATCTCTTGTACCAGCGGAGAGCTGCAGGTTCTGTTGAACCTGACGGAGCTTGATCTGTCCCAGAACAACTTTACCAATGTGGAAGCTGTTGgcctcagaaacatgaatcatCTGACTACTCTGCATCTGGAGGAGAACCAGATCAAAGAGTTGCCAGACCACTGCCTGGGAAATCTCACCAGCCTCCAGGAACTCTACATTAACCACAACCAGATAAGCTCCATCTCCCCTCATGCATTTTCAGGTCTAAGCAGTCTATTGCGGCTCCACCTCAACTCAAACAGACTCCAAGTGATAGACAGCCGCTGGTTTGAGGAAACTCCTAACCTTGAGATCCTCATGATTGGAGAAAACCCAGTCATTGGCCTTCTGGATATGAACTTTACACCTCTGGGAAGGTTGAGAAGTCTGGTTCTGGCTGGCATGGATCTCACTGATGTTCCACcaaatgcatttgtgggtttAGACAATCTGGAGAGCATTTCATTCTATGACAACAAACTGGTTCGAATCCCCCAGTTAGCCTTACAAAAAGTTCCCAACTTGAAATTCCTGGATTTAAACAAAAACCCAGTTAAAAAAATTCAGGAAGGAGACTTCAGAAACATGCTAAGCCTTAAGGAGTtgggcatcaacaacatgatgGAGTTAGTGTCCATTGATCGCTATGCTCTGGACAACCTACCAGAACTAACAAAACTGGAGGCCACCAACAACCCAAAACTTTCTTACATCCACAGATTGGCATTTAGGGACATGTCCTCTCTGGAAAGCCTGATGCTCAACAATAATGCTCTGACCGCCCTTTACCAGCACACCGTGAAGGTGCTGCCGAACCTGCGAGAGATCAGTATTCACAGCAATCCATTGCGCTGCGACTGTGTGATTCAGTggatgagttcaaacaggtccACAGTGCGGTTCATGGAGCCACTGGCCATGCTCTGCACCGCCCCACCAGAACTCAGAGGCCAACGAGTCAGAGAGTTAAGGCTACTGGAGTCCACAGAGCAGTGCCTTCCGCTCATTTCCCATGACACCTTCCCCAGCCACTTGAACCTTGAGCTAGGAATGAGCGTCAGCCTGGACTGTCGGGCAATGGCTGAACCGGAACCTGAAATCTACTGGGTGACCCCTCTTGGTGCCAAAATCACAACAGATACTGTGTCAGAGCGGTACCACCTAAGCAGCGAGGGGACTCTACGATTGTCTCATGTGCAGGTGGAAGACTCTGGGCGGTACACCTGCGTGGCACAGAACCCAGAAGGCGCCGACACATGGGTTTCCACAATCCGTGTAAACGGGACCCTGCTCGACAGCGGTCAGGTGATGAAGATCTACGTCAAGCAGACGGAGTCCCACTCCATCCTGGTGTCCTGGAAGGTCAACTCCAACGTCATGTCCTCCGACCTGAAGTGGGCCTCGGCCACCATGAAGATCGACAACCCGCACATCACCTACACGGCTCGCGTCCCCGTCGACGTCCACGAGTACAACCTCACGCACCTCCAGCCCGCCACCGAGTACGAGGTGTGTCTCACCGTCTCCAACATCCACTTGCAGACGCACAAGTCCTGCGTCAACGTCACCACACGTGGTGCCACCTTCGCTCTGGACCTGTCCGACCAGCACCCGAGCATGGCCGTGCTGGCTGTCATGTCGACCGCCTTTGCCTTCCTCAGCCTGGCCACTGTGGGCATCTACATGGCCCGCAGGTGGAAGAGAAAAAACTACCACCACTCCCTGAAAAAGTACATGCTGAAGACCTCGTCCATCCCGCTTAATGAGCTTTACCCTCCCCTCATTAACCTGTGGGAGGCTGATGGAGAGAAGGACAAAGACAGCAGCACAGAGGGGAAACCTTCCCCTGTCGACACCTCACGCAGTTATTATATGTGGTGA